One Hemitrygon akajei chromosome 11, sHemAka1.3, whole genome shotgun sequence DNA segment encodes these proteins:
- the igfals gene encoding uncharacterized protein igfals, whose amino-acid sequence MSKSVETCFVLLTVYLRFISLMGTSSQLRPDGQTDNKNFTCPHVCTCIFDDYTEELNVYCSSHNLTSIPNDVPTNAKTVWFDSNNFTVLPSYAFRNLSNLDFLNLEKGQIVSIDQHAFYGLKQLVHLHLERNNLKHLTPNVFQHTPVLGSLSLNNNNFGKIEETLFSSLSHLWYLNLGWNNLAVLPTASFHNLSKLRELILAGNRLIYLQPQLFTSLTELKELDLSRNLLRIIKRNIFVNLQKLQKLYLSHNQISTIMPGAFMGMKSLRWLDLSHNRITILHEETFAGLLNLHVLRVLNNSITVLKHKTFRELQFLEELQFGYNKIRSLPENIFEGLVQLEVLTLNNNQIQEIRPGAFAGLCDLAVLNLSSNFLKDLSEYTFKGLPNLHSLHLENNVVTRIPPNTFSGLIGLRRLFLQNNHISIIENHSLSDLRGLLELDFRYNKLTELSPHAFTGISNLEYLLLKCNKLAKIPDIAFQPLQQLSWLDLSENFIEFFYNHTFKPLTRLKYLNLKSNSLRNFPDQLLKQSSELEQLLLNGNRWHCDCLLKSLRDYCLENPHVVPRYFESTVERDEIHTVVYTYNNITCASPQAIASTDLRDISEDHFVNC is encoded by the exons ATGAGCAAATCTGTGG aAACTTGCTTTGTTTTGCTTACTGTTTATCTGAGGTTCATTTCGCTGATGGGAACAAGCTCACAGCTACGACCAGATGGACAGACAGATAACAAAAATTTCACATGCCCTCACGTGTGCACATGCATTTTCGATGACTACACTGAAGAACTGAATGTCTACTGCAGCTCTCACAATCTTACCAGCATTCCTAACGATGTACCAACTAACGCCAAAACAGTTTGGTTTGACAGTAACAACTTCACAGTTCTTCCATCCTATGCTTTCAGAAATCTGTCAAATCTGGACTTCCTGAACCTTGAGAAAGGACAGATAGTTAGCATAGATCAACATGCTTTCTATGGTTTGAAGCAACTGGTCCACCTCCACTTGGAAAGGAACAATCTGAAACACCTGACACCAAATGTATTCCAGCACACTCCAGTTCTTGGCTCACTTAGTCTAAACAACAACAACTTCGGCAAAATTGAGGAAACATTATTTTCCAGCCTTTCCCATCTTTGGTACCTGAATCTGGGTTGGAATAATCTTGCAGTTTTGCCTACTGCAAGTTTTCACAATTTGTCTAAGTTAAGGGAGCTTATTTTAGCGGGAAATAGACTTATTTACCTGCAGCCACAACTATTTACCAGCTTGACAGAGCTGAAGGAACTTGATCTGTCTAGAAACCTGTTGAGAATTATTAAGAGGAACATCTTTGTGAATCTGCAAAAACTTCAGAAGCTCTATTTGAGTCATAATCAAATCAGCACCATCATGCCTGGAGCTTTCATGGGAATGAAGTCTCTCAGATGGTTAGACCTGTCTCACAATCGTATTACCATATTACATGAGGAGACATTTGCTGGACTCCTAAACCTCCATGTACTTCGAGTGCTCAACAATTCCATCACAGTATTAAAGCACAAGACCTTCAGAGAACTTCAGTTTCTAGAAGAGCTCCAATTTGGGTACAACAAAATCAGAAGTCTTCCTGAGAACATTTTTGAGGGCTTAGTCCAACTAGAAGTCCTCACTCTGAATAATAATCAAATACAGGAGATCAGACCCGGGGCATTTGCTGGTCTTTGTGATCTAGCCGTCCTTAATCTATCTAGCAACTTTTTAAAGGACTTATCAGAATACACCTTTAAGGGTCTTCCTAATCTTCACAGCttgcatttagaaaataatgtAGTCACAAGAATTCCACCCAACACATTTTCTGGACTGATTGGCCTTCGGCGACTTTTCTTGCAAAATAATCACATTTCAATCATCGAAAATCATAGCCTCAGTGACTTACGAGGGCTTTTGGAATTAGATTTCAGGTACAACAAACTCACAGAGCTATCTCCTCATGCCTTCACAGGAATATCAAATCTGGAATATCTTCTGTTAAAGTGCAATAAACTTGCAAAAATTCCTGACATCGCCTTTCAGCCTCTTCAGCAGCTCTCTTGGCTTGATTTATCAGAGAATTTTATTGAGTTTTTCTACAATCATACTTTTAAGCCACTGACCAGGTTAAAATATTTGAACCTCAAGAGCAATTCTTTACGGAATTTCCCAGATCAACTTTTAAAACAGTCATCAGAACTTGAACAATTATTGTTGAATGGTAATAGATGGCATTGCGACTGCTTGTTGAAGTCCCTCAGAGACTACTGTCTGGAGAACCCCCATGTTGTGCCACGTTACTTTGAATCAACAGTAGAAAGGGATGAAATTCATACAGTTGTGTATACATACAATAACATCACATGTGCAAGCCCACAAGCCATAGCTAGTACAGATCTGAGAGACATCAGCGAGGACCATTTTGTTAACTGCTAA